The window GCCGCTGTATTTGCTTCTTTTATCagctttttctttctttctaattctTCGTTTAAGCCTATTTTAAAAGCACATAATCTTTCTTGTAATTCTGCCATAGACATTTCACACAAAAGACCGAGACCTGATGTCTCAGTCAGATCAATTATTTTGGGGACTCTTGCTTTTTTAGCAatcatagataatatttttatttcttttatcatTTTGACTCTGCGTTCTAACTCTtcctgtttttgttttaacgcATTAGCTATCAATAGTTCAGATTCTTGCTTTAATTTTTCagcaatttcttttttcttgacagcagtattttgttttgccttaagaatatttaattctATCTCCGACAGTTTCTCCGAATTTCTTCGACTTTTTTCCATTTCCATCTTTTTCCATTTCTCAATTTCCTCATTCCATAATACTTTTTCTTTAAGGAATTcctcatattttttcttattttcatcTTTTACTCTTTGTTTAGCTAATAATGCCTCTTCATAAGAAATGAGACCTTTCAAatgtttcttttctatatCAAGTAACCTTTCTCTTTCCTGTTCTTGTCGGGTACGTTCCTCTATTTCTTCTATTTTGGCGGTATTTCTGCAAGTTTTCATCATAGATTGAAACCATTCTAATTCTTGTTCTTCGGCCTGTTGAATGCGTTTACTCATTCTTCTAATTGTAGTAGCAGTTTCATTAATCGTTGGAGGTTGTTTAGTAGAAGGTTGACTtgattttgtatgtaatttagtTTCATACTGAATTTCCAATTCATCTTTTATATCGGACAGTCTTTGATAATACCTATCCGATTTAACTTGTGCATAATGAAAGTTTTTGCTTTTTACTACATTTAACATATGTGTTgctctttctttatttttttcatgtaaaCATTTTAGTTTTTGATCAATGACACTTTTTGTGagcatttttttactttttgttcgTATTGAATTCGGAGGGGTAATTGGAATTGATCCAGTTGATGAAAGCTGCCTTTCTTTGCCTTTTCTATTCAAGACATTTGGATGAACAGGTAATGTAGGTGGTTTTGATTTACGATTTTCTAGCTTCTTTACATATCCCGCATAGTTATGAGCCATTTCACTTATGTATGGTTGCCACATAAATAAAGGTGCAACAATTTTATCAGTTATGTAAGTTGTATCATAATGACTTTGAGCTACTTGTGCTATAAAAGTAAGAACTTCAATAATGAAGTTCTTACTTTTATAGCACAAGTgcttaaaaactttgtaaaagTATTCAGCAGGTGCTTACTTAGATTGAATAGACATTTATACAGTAACTGCATTTCTTTCGGATCAATTTGAAATGTAACGGCGTGAAGTATgatcataaaataatgaacGTCTTCTTGAGACAACTCTTCATCCATTTTATTagcaatttcttttaaaaactggCTGTGTTTCTGTATTCCTATAAATGATTCTGCAATCCAGGATATCTTTGCATCCTCTGTATTTTCTGGAATCCTCTCCAAATAACATTTCATGAATTCATATGGTGATACCTCTTGAGAAGCTGCGTAGTCCATCAATATATTTCGCAGCATTTTAACGTTGTCGGAAATAAGATAGTAAACCATTGTAAAGGTTTACAATTAGATTATTAACAAATTCagaaaataatggaaatcatgacataaaatatgtagaaCGTACCGTACTATGACTGTACAAAATGTCactgacataaaaatattacaaataactgtcaatgttatatttcaaaaattaaaaagatatcttagacatgtttttaaaaaaaattgaggtcTAATAACTTCATTACATAAAACTCTAAAAAGAAGCCCGTTTTGCTCTaagcttataaaatttatgaaggCACTCTTTCACCCTTACCTGCAGAACGAATCAtgattttaaactattataaaagaagaggtttttcattttacaatgCTATACGATTATCAAGGCAATTTTGACCTGATTtaggttattttatttgaaaaatatattaagtactAAGTATTTACCCGTGGCGAAACCGTATTCCATAGTCATaccaggttttttttttagttaatcCTCGTTTATAAGATAAAACAGAAGTTTTAAAGGAAATTTGTATTAGTAAATCTTTTTGATATAACATAAGAATAGCATGAGAACgattaaattacaaaacgaaaaaaataagtacttatctcCATAGAAATGTTAGTAACGTGAGAAAGAAGACTCATAGTTCATTATGGCCTTAATTTGACATGCTCTGACAGCTAATATTGTATTGAAATTGATTTGTGTTCAAAgttgaattaattttgacaCAGTTAATAAGCCACCGCTTTCTCATTGGGAGAACAATCATTGTCAtccatgatttttttaacttgtttTCTTCCTTGGCTTTAGGTCCGGTTGCATTTACAACACTCTTGACATGAGCCCGGGATATGCCTTTGCACATGGATCCTGGTGGTTTTACTCGAAGCAactcctgtctgacctccgcaacctttgcagcccttacccgtattggatcgatcatggtaacacatccagttgcctgaatgtgcaggtttcctccgatattttccctcaccgtaagagcattggttgGTATTCAAAGTAAACGTAAATAGTAATTGGTATAtagccgaggtgggattcgaacctgtgccattttgcgccacacgcattttaatctGGCACCTTATCGATTCGATCACCGACgctttcaaattatttcagtCCATTTTCCAGTATTTTAtcctttcataaataattatttctaaaacgACTACCGATTCGGATGAAATTTGTcacatcttatatataaaattctcgagtcacaatgtttgttccCGTACttctccgaaacggcttgaccgattttcattaaattttgtgagcatattgagttgGTCTGAGAAGTAGgtccaacatctatttttcatacctctTAGTGATcgaagggttgtccacccttaacatttttttttaactagaaattacttaaaaaatatttatatggcaaaacaacgtttaccgggacagctagtatagatTATAAGCTTAGGACAAGtgctttttttttggaatatcTAATGAGAGCGATGCCGTAGTTGAATGctggtaggtatatatgttaacgaaagtaaattattcaattttttttttaattttactttttattctaTGATAGTACTAAATCAAGAGCGTAATTATATGTCGAAAAATCATGGTATTCATTTCATCAAATCCAAGTACAATCACCTATCAACACTATAATAAGTTCATCAGTGAATGCCGTTCAACGAGCAATAGCAATTATAAAGGCGGAGAACAAAAACTTACCAATACGATAGGTAGTTACTACGCTACAATGGGCCGAAGATAACAAGACTGGAACCTATTTAAAATTCCTCTAATCGAATATGGCTTTTATGGTCGTGTTTAAcatgattattatattttaagaggTCTCTTGTGACTTGCACATTGAGTGAGGGATCCGCCTGAGGTGTCGATCTGACGAATAATAGCTTGGCTTTCCAAATGATTGATTAATGACAGGCTCGGCGAAAACAGACTGGCTACCTAATTTAATACTCCCGACAGTCACTTCTGACATGGCACCGTGTAATATGAATCGTAATTTGACAAATAATTGGTTGTTTAACTTTGAACCTAGTTTTGACCGACTTAAAAAAGGAGGTTCTGTATTCGATCGGATTGTAATGCggttttcataattaaattgcACGTAAAATATCTTTACAAAGGTTATAAGATATAATAGTCATGATATGTTAGGATATAATATCTGGATCCTTAGAGAGCGTGTCAAAAACTTAGAACAAACAATTGACAGCATAAAAGACTACCATCTACCACCgtctttaaaacaattaaggaTTAAAACATGTTACTggaaaagatatatattttaaaaataacaatttcattACCGCGTGCCGGTAGGAAACAATTAGCAAGGTGAGACGTAAATATAATAGCTGCGATTTTTTTTAGCAATTGAGCCCGGGGCAACTTGTAACTGCAGGTGAAATAAACTATAATACATTGTTATATagtgcaaattaaaaaagaaagtacgtagattagtaaattataaaaatattttaacttttagaaataag is drawn from Amyelois transitella isolate CPQ chromosome 6, ilAmyTran1.1, whole genome shotgun sequence and contains these coding sequences:
- the LOC106131062 gene encoding cilia- and flagella-associated protein 99-like; the encoded protein is MVYYLISDNVKMLRNILMDYAASQEVSPYEFMKCYLERIPENTEDAKISWIAESFIGIQKHSQFLKEIANKMDEELSQEDVHYFMIILHAVTFQIDPKEMQLLYKCLFNLSKHLLNTFTKFLSTFLTFIAQVAQSHYDTTYITDKIVAPLFMWQPYISEMAHNYAGYVKKLENRKSKPPTLPVHPNVLNRKGKERQLSSTGSIPITPPNSIRTKSKKMLTKSVIDQKLKCLHEKNKERATHMLNVVKSKNFHYAQVKSDRYYQRLSDIKDELEIQYETKLHTKSSQPSTKQPPTINETATTIRRMSKRIQQAEEQELEWFQSMMKTCRNTAKIEEIEERTRQEQERERLLDIEKKHLKGLISYEEALLAKQRVKDENKKKYEEFLKEKVLWNEEIEKWKKMEMEKSRRNSEKLSEIELNILKAKQNTAVKKKEIAEKLKQESELLIANALKQKQEELERRVKMIKEIKILSMIAKKARVPKIIDLTETSGLGLLCEMSMAELQERLCAFKIGLNEELERKKKLIKEANTAAKQGLEEAKKSIKSFMVDKEVIRKKNTKTNLNIEPKPSKEINDLKKVLEEKRKQRLQSKT